The Thermoplasma acidophilum DSM 1728 genome includes a window with the following:
- a CDS encoding YeeE/YedE thiosulfate transporter family protein: protein MFSNVNKTTSAEAGKSAFWAMSIFLLLLSIMLLVLGLYYQIVLHHTPAPLLLGIAAGFGLGTPLEIWNFSDPDTLMRVMAFQDRFLIVCFGFSIGLGAILLYLFAAIPGVSPHYGIKDFFVFGVVVGGLLFGVGVGLAGYFPGTIWIALGQGRRDAIYAVFGGLLGALTWSLIFGAARGFFWNTFNYGPITWYSIFGIKSHLEIFGTSLIFGAILLGMFLFLPRYPKQPVKESCGFHLAGKNNKVLTFDDMIDDENKKYPDQNQYLIRLTNESSIRNARSIIVLGIAFTVIAVAVILLRQIFGESTTYSWIGAQLFYAVNPQYAASNPYWNLFGGMHIVNGKPIDLPFSEIGWEPFSDLGTFLGGLISSIFISKRFMKFKKRVPLVWEHRFGPSDKKRFVGSFFGAFLVLFGARMANGCASGHVLSGNIQMAISSFVFLMAVLIGSWLTLYFVMGLKLNSRGYRN from the coding sequence ATGTTCAGCAATGTGAATAAAACTACCTCCGCAGAGGCCGGTAAATCAGCATTCTGGGCTATGTCTATTTTTTTGCTTCTGCTGTCGATCATGCTGCTTGTTCTTGGATTGTACTATCAGATAGTTCTGCATCACACTCCAGCGCCGCTCTTGCTCGGGATAGCTGCAGGATTCGGACTCGGTACACCCCTGGAAATATGGAACTTCAGTGATCCAGACACTCTGATGCGGGTCATGGCGTTCCAGGATCGTTTTCTGATAGTATGTTTTGGCTTTTCTATTGGGCTTGGGGCCATTCTTCTCTATCTATTTGCAGCCATACCTGGGGTATCTCCGCATTATGGTATAAAGGACTTCTTTGTTTTCGGGGTCGTTGTTGGCGGACTGCTTTTCGGTGTTGGTGTTGGCCTCGCCGGTTACTTCCCAGGCACAATATGGATTGCGCTTGGGCAGGGAAGAAGAGACGCCATATATGCCGTGTTTGGAGGCCTGCTCGGCGCGCTCACCTGGTCGCTCATATTCGGAGCAGCGAGAGGATTCTTCTGGAACACGTTCAATTATGGCCCAATTACGTGGTACTCAATATTTGGAATAAAGAGCCATCTGGAAATATTTGGCACAAGTCTGATATTCGGAGCAATACTTCTCGGTATGTTCCTGTTTTTGCCTCGATATCCGAAACAACCTGTCAAAGAGTCATGCGGTTTTCACCTTGCCGGAAAGAACAACAAAGTGCTGACATTCGATGACATGATCGACGACGAGAACAAGAAATATCCAGATCAGAACCAGTATCTCATAAGGCTTACCAACGAAAGCAGCATAAGAAATGCCAGGAGCATAATCGTTCTTGGCATCGCTTTTACAGTGATTGCAGTCGCTGTTATTCTTCTTAGGCAGATATTCGGTGAATCGACAACCTATTCTTGGATAGGTGCGCAGCTTTTTTATGCCGTTAATCCTCAATATGCGGCTTCAAATCCATACTGGAATTTGTTTGGTGGGATGCACATAGTCAACGGAAAGCCAATAGACCTGCCGTTCAGTGAGATTGGTTGGGAGCCTTTCAGCGATCTGGGAACATTCCTGGGAGGATTGATCTCTTCGATATTCATATCCAAGCGGTTCATGAAGTTCAAAAAGCGTGTTCCGTTGGTCTGGGAACACAGATTCGGCCCGAGCGATAAGAAGAGATTCGTCGGGTCGTTCTTCGGTGCCTTCCTGGTGCTCTTTGGGGCGAGGATGGCAAATGGATGTGCGTCTGGGCATGTGCTTTCCGGTAATATACAGATGGCCATATCCAGCTTTGTATTCCTCATGGCCGTCCTCATAGGATCATGGCTGACTCTGTACTTTGTCATGGGTCTAAAATTAAACAGTCGCGGATACAGAAATTGA
- a CDS encoding archease: MSYEVVDHESDIGVIVYGKTYEELFSNAVYAMADLIVDVSRLKENRKMHEVITGKTPEDIMVNLLSRVLFYLDTYYILYYRITSKYSDGELDAYFYGSEIPEGIEYRNVIKAVTYSDLAVKPEEGYAKIIFDL; encoded by the coding sequence TTGAGCTACGAAGTCGTTGATCATGAGAGCGATATCGGCGTTATCGTCTACGGAAAGACCTATGAAGAGCTCTTTTCGAATGCAGTTTACGCGATGGCCGATCTGATAGTGGATGTTTCTAGGCTCAAGGAAAACAGAAAGATGCATGAGGTAATCACAGGAAAAACTCCCGAAGATATAATGGTCAATCTGCTTTCTCGTGTCCTTTTCTATCTAGATACCTATTACATTCTGTATTACCGCATAACATCGAAATACAGCGATGGTGAATTAGACGCATATTTTTACGGTTCGGAGATTCCCGAAGGCATTGAGTACAGGAACGTGATCAAGGCCGTAACTTACAGTGATCTTGCCGTTAAGCCTGAAGAGGGTTATGCAAAAATAATATTTGATCTATAG